The following coding sequences are from one Eucalyptus grandis isolate ANBG69807.140 chromosome 11, ASM1654582v1, whole genome shotgun sequence window:
- the LOC104414267 gene encoding reticulon-like protein B8 isoform X2 — translation MPEKITAEDLFNEIVEKIAENVPKQKSVSFVEGDKADAVTSQFKRLFGCQKPIHRLFGGGKSADVLLWRNKKISAGVLAGATAIWVLLEWLDYHFLTLVCFALILGMLALFLWSNVSGLLSRSASKPPRLVVPNDVFVDIGKSVGAEVNQALKFLQDVALGGNLKQFLMVVGSLWAAAIIGGLCNFITVLYIGFAAGHTLPVLYERYEDQVNSFGDQVLDQLQHLYRKLAPPELISAVEGNREKQGGAPRKLTVKWASDVIFKEKQEKPPKKEGIDGMEGQKGKETTRGGVKGRDSS, via the exons ATGCCTGAGAAAATAACAGCCGAGGATTTATTCAACGAGATTGTGGAAAAAATCGCTGAAAATGTTCCTAAGCAGAAGTCTGTTTCATTCGTTGAGGGGGACAAGGCCGACGCAGTTACTTCTCAATTTAAAAGGCTCTTTGGATGCCAGAAGCCGATTCACCGTCTATTTGGGGGTGGAAAAT CTGCTGATGTGTTACTGTGGAGGAACAAAAAGATCTCAGCAGGTGTCTTAGCCGGTGCAACTGCTATATGGGTGCTTCTTGAGTGGCTTGACTACCACTTTCTGACGCTTGTCTGTTTCGCTCTCATCCTTGGCATGCTAGCTTTGTTTCTGTGGTCAAATGTTTCTGGCTTACTGAGCAG GTCAGCATCCAAACCCCCTCGTCTTGTGGTGCCTAATGATGTCTTTGTTGACATCGGGAAGTCTGTAGGAGCTGAGGTTAACCAAGCTTTGAAATTCCTTCAGGATGTTGCTCTGGGAGGAAACTTGAAGCAATTCCTCATG GTTGTGGGGAGCCTTTGGGCAGCAGCTATAATAGGGGGCTTGTGCAATTTTATAACAGTGTTGTACATTG GTTTTGCTGCTGGTCACACATTACCTGTTCTGTATGAGCGATATGAAGATCAAGTCAACAGCTTCGGTGACCAGGTCCTGGACCAGCTTCAGCATCTCTATCGTAAATTG GCTCCTCCAGAGCTAATATCTGCCGTTGAAGGTAACCGTGAGAAACAAGGGGGAGCTCCAAGGAAGCTCACAGTGAAATGGGCTTCTGatgtaatttttaaagaaaagcaGGAAAAGCCTCCCAAGAAAGAAGGGATAGATGGAATGGAAGGCCAGAAGGGCAAAGAAACCACACGAGGAGGTGTTAAAGGTAGAGACTCCTCATGA
- the LOC120289784 gene encoding LOW QUALITY PROTEIN: prosaposin-like (The sequence of the model RefSeq protein was modified relative to this genomic sequence to represent the inferred CDS: deleted 2 bases in 1 codon; substituted 1 base at 1 genomic stop codon): LVDYYAPIFFLELSTIQPEELCKDISACKLAARVSKAXEDSCEFCHDAVSQVLDKLKDPDTQMDIIELLLKACDSLESYEDKCKKMVFEYGPLILGNMEQILEAADVCSLLHLCAATEIKSEESVPTKEMPLLSDS, encoded by the exons CTAGTGGATTACTATGCTCCAATCTTCTTCCTAGAGCTTTCTACAATTCAACCTGAAGAGCTCTGCAAGGATATCTCCGCCTGCAAATTAGCGGCAAGAGTT TCCAAAGCTTAGGAAGATAGCTGTGAATTTTGCCATGATGCTGTTTCACAAGTCTTGGATAAGTTGAAAGACCCTGATACACAG ATGGACATAATTGAACTACTCCTGAAGGCTTGTGATTCCCTTGAGAGCTACGAGGACAAG TGTAAGAAGATGGTCTTTGAGTACGGGCCACTAATTCTTGGCAACATGGAACAAATTCTGGAGGCAGCTGATGTATGCAGTCTGTTGCATTTGTGCGCCGCCACCGAAATCAAAAGTGAAGAATCAGTACCCACCAAGGAGATGCCGTTACTATCCGACTCTTGA
- the LOC104414267 gene encoding reticulon-like protein B8 isoform X1, translating to MPEKITAEDLFNEIVEKIAENVPKQKSVSFVEGDKADAVTSQFKRLFGCQKPIHRLFGGGKSADVLLWRNKKISAGVLAGATAIWVLLEWLDYHFLTLVCFALILGMLALFLWSNVSGLLSSRSASKPPRLVVPNDVFVDIGKSVGAEVNQALKFLQDVALGGNLKQFLMVVGSLWAAAIIGGLCNFITVLYIGFAAGHTLPVLYERYEDQVNSFGDQVLDQLQHLYRKLAPPELISAVEGNREKQGGAPRKLTVKWASDVIFKEKQEKPPKKEGIDGMEGQKGKETTRGGVKGRDSS from the exons ATGCCTGAGAAAATAACAGCCGAGGATTTATTCAACGAGATTGTGGAAAAAATCGCTGAAAATGTTCCTAAGCAGAAGTCTGTTTCATTCGTTGAGGGGGACAAGGCCGACGCAGTTACTTCTCAATTTAAAAGGCTCTTTGGATGCCAGAAGCCGATTCACCGTCTATTTGGGGGTGGAAAAT CTGCTGATGTGTTACTGTGGAGGAACAAAAAGATCTCAGCAGGTGTCTTAGCCGGTGCAACTGCTATATGGGTGCTTCTTGAGTGGCTTGACTACCACTTTCTGACGCTTGTCTGTTTCGCTCTCATCCTTGGCATGCTAGCTTTGTTTCTGTGGTCAAATGTTTCTGGCTTACTGAGCAG cagGTCAGCATCCAAACCCCCTCGTCTTGTGGTGCCTAATGATGTCTTTGTTGACATCGGGAAGTCTGTAGGAGCTGAGGTTAACCAAGCTTTGAAATTCCTTCAGGATGTTGCTCTGGGAGGAAACTTGAAGCAATTCCTCATG GTTGTGGGGAGCCTTTGGGCAGCAGCTATAATAGGGGGCTTGTGCAATTTTATAACAGTGTTGTACATTG GTTTTGCTGCTGGTCACACATTACCTGTTCTGTATGAGCGATATGAAGATCAAGTCAACAGCTTCGGTGACCAGGTCCTGGACCAGCTTCAGCATCTCTATCGTAAATTG GCTCCTCCAGAGCTAATATCTGCCGTTGAAGGTAACCGTGAGAAACAAGGGGGAGCTCCAAGGAAGCTCACAGTGAAATGGGCTTCTGatgtaatttttaaagaaaagcaGGAAAAGCCTCCCAAGAAAGAAGGGATAGATGGAATGGAAGGCCAGAAGGGCAAAGAAACCACACGAGGAGGTGTTAAAGGTAGAGACTCCTCATGA